In Chryseobacterium gleum, a single genomic region encodes these proteins:
- a CDS encoding response regulator transcription factor: MEKSKILYAEDDKTIAFLVEDSLESYYDISCYSDGESALEAFNSQNFDICLLDIMMPGMNGFEVAQQIRSKNAEIPIIFISAKALKEDRIKGLKIGADDYLVKPFSIEELMLKIEVFLKRTKKTDIAPAKYKVGKYDFDPKNYTLQGVENNITLTQRESDLLLYFIRHKNLVVKRQDILKAIWGDDDYFMGRSLDVFISRLRKVLAEEQDVLIENLHGIGFRFSEKK, encoded by the coding sequence ATGGAGAAATCTAAAATTTTATATGCAGAAGATGATAAAACAATAGCATTCCTGGTTGAGGACAGCCTGGAAAGTTATTATGACATCAGCTGTTATTCTGACGGTGAATCTGCATTGGAAGCATTTAACAGTCAGAATTTTGACATCTGCCTGCTGGATATTATGATGCCCGGCATGAACGGATTTGAGGTAGCACAACAGATCCGCAGCAAAAATGCTGAAATACCTATTATTTTTATTTCTGCAAAGGCATTAAAAGAAGACAGGATCAAAGGACTTAAAATTGGTGCTGATGATTATCTGGTAAAACCTTTCAGCATTGAAGAGCTGATGCTGAAAATTGAAGTCTTTCTCAAACGCACAAAAAAAACAGATATAGCACCTGCGAAATATAAAGTCGGAAAATATGATTTTGATCCTAAAAATTATACTCTTCAAGGTGTGGAAAATAATATTACCCTTACCCAAAGAGAGTCTGATCTTCTTTTATATTTTATCCGCCATAAAAACCTGGTCGTCAAAAGGCAGGATATCCTGAAGGCAATCTGGGGTGATGACGATTATTTTATGGGAAGGAGCCTCGATGTATTTATTTCCCGATTGCGGAAGGTATTGGCGGAAGAACAGGATGTATTGATTGAAAACCTTCACGGAATAGGCTTCCGTTTT
- a CDS encoding sensor histidine kinase produces MKIKRLNIIITLGFVAIIGILIAQLMWTIQAYNLEDKKFNQKVNIALMEVAEKLSGGKTSYTENPVQNIANDYYVVNINNEFHPVVLEYYLKTEFTRFQINTDYVYALYNCHSDKMVYGKYMTSHQEKPGNKVINFPKHKNLIYYFSIRFPDKTTYLISSLRFWYLLTFALIIILLVYVYSIYTIIQQKKFSELQRDFINNMTHEFKTPLSSILLASEALNKQDQVQDNSKLQTYTSIIIDQSHKLNNHIEKILNIAKNDAAGLSLKPQKILLLPFIQEIADNIQHKNKDLNIEIDIENSTSVMADEFHFTNIIYNLLDNSVKYCETKPVIKISAYKDSKGLYLKFKDNGMGIPAKNIPHIFDKFYRVHTKRSEEVTGFGLGLFYVKKIVQQHHWKIFVENNEDKGITTTLFFPFSNNHV; encoded by the coding sequence ATGAAAATAAAAAGACTCAATATTATAATAACGCTGGGATTTGTTGCTATTATCGGAATTTTAATAGCACAGCTGATGTGGACGATACAGGCTTATAATCTTGAAGATAAAAAATTTAATCAGAAGGTCAACATCGCCTTAATGGAGGTTGCAGAAAAGCTCTCTGGCGGAAAGACATCCTATACAGAAAATCCTGTGCAGAATATTGCGAATGATTATTATGTAGTTAATATTAATAATGAATTTCATCCCGTGGTTCTGGAATATTATCTGAAGACAGAATTTACCCGCTTCCAGATCAATACAGATTATGTATATGCATTGTACAACTGTCACAGTGATAAAATGGTGTACGGAAAATATATGACATCCCATCAGGAAAAACCGGGCAACAAAGTGATCAATTTTCCGAAGCATAAAAACCTGATCTATTACTTTTCCATACGCTTTCCTGATAAGACGACTTATCTGATCAGCTCCTTAAGATTCTGGTACCTTCTTACATTTGCTCTTATTATCATTCTTCTGGTATATGTATATTCTATCTATACCATTATTCAGCAAAAGAAGTTTTCAGAATTGCAGCGTGATTTTATCAACAATATGACTCACGAATTTAAAACGCCTTTATCATCCATTTTGCTGGCGTCAGAAGCACTTAATAAACAGGATCAGGTACAGGATAATTCAAAACTGCAGACCTACACTTCCATTATTATCGACCAAAGTCATAAACTTAATAATCACATTGAAAAAATATTGAATATTGCTAAAAACGATGCCGCAGGATTATCGTTAAAACCTCAGAAAATTCTATTGCTTCCTTTTATTCAGGAAATTGCAGACAATATTCAGCATAAGAATAAAGACCTTAACATTGAGATTGATATTGAAAACAGCACTTCGGTAATGGCTGATGAATTTCACTTCACCAATATTATTTACAACCTTTTGGATAACTCTGTCAAATATTGTGAAACAAAACCTGTTATTAAAATTTCAGCTTATAAAGATTCAAAAGGATTATATTTAAAGTTTAAAGACAACGGAATGGGAATTCCTGCTAAAAATATTCCTCATATTTTTGATAAATTTTATCGGGTACATACCAAAAGGAGTGAAGAGGTTACTGGTTTTGGACTAGGATTATTTTATGTAAAAAAAATTGTGCAGCAGCACCACTGGAAAATTTTTGTGGAGAATAATGAAGATAAAGGAATAACCACTACGCTTTTCTTTCCGTTTTCAAATAATCATGTGTAA
- a CDS encoding DUF1573 domain-containing protein translates to MKKLKITALLAVLAFSPFYANVLSTDAPSIVKMVADAIKWKSESIDVGNIPQGKPKLIRFEFTNTSSKPIIIQNVAPSCGCTTADYTKTPIQPGKKGFVEASYNAAAAGPFMKTVNVTTSDSKTPKTLSFKGVVTAS, encoded by the coding sequence ATGAAAAAATTAAAAATTACAGCTCTTTTAGCAGTTTTGGCATTCTCTCCGTTTTATGCAAATGTACTTTCTACAGATGCACCTTCCATTGTAAAAATGGTAGCTGATGCTATTAAATGGAAATCAGAATCTATTGATGTGGGAAATATTCCTCAGGGAAAACCGAAACTGATCAGATTTGAATTCACCAACACAAGTTCAAAGCCGATTATTATACAAAACGTAGCCCCTTCATGCGGATGTACTACAGCAGACTATACAAAAACACCTATCCAGCCGGGAAAAAAAGGATTTGTAGAAGCCAGTTATAACGCAGCAGCGGCAGGTCCGTTTATGAAGACTGTAAACGTTACGACCAGTGACAGTAAAACTCCTAAAACACTTTCGTTCAAAGGAGTGGTTACAGCATCTTAA
- a CDS encoding SDR family oxidoreductase, protein MSLYTQPMLREGALKDKVAIVTGGGSGLGKAMTKYFLELGAKVVITSRNLEKLQATAKELEDETGGKVLCVACDVRNWDEVEAMKEATLKEFGKIDILLNNAAGNFISPTEKLTHSAFDSILDIVLKGTKNCTLSVGKHWIDSKTPGTVLNIVTTYAWTGSAYVVPSACAKAGVLAMTRSLAVEWAKYGIRFNAIAPGPFPTKGAWDRLLPGDLQEKFDMKKKVPLRRVGEHQELANLAAYLVSDYSAYMNGEVVTIDGGEWLQGAGEFNMLEAIPREMWDALEAMIKAKKSN, encoded by the coding sequence ATGAGTCTATATACACAACCTATGCTGCGCGAAGGTGCACTGAAAGATAAAGTAGCAATTGTAACAGGAGGCGGAAGCGGTCTTGGAAAAGCGATGACAAAATACTTTCTTGAACTGGGTGCCAAAGTAGTGATTACCTCCAGAAACCTGGAAAAGCTGCAGGCTACAGCTAAGGAACTGGAAGACGAAACAGGAGGTAAAGTTCTTTGTGTAGCTTGTGATGTTAGAAACTGGGATGAGGTGGAAGCCATGAAAGAGGCCACATTGAAAGAATTCGGGAAGATTGATATTTTATTGAATAATGCTGCCGGAAACTTCATCTCTCCAACAGAAAAACTCACTCACTCTGCTTTTGACTCTATCCTTGATATTGTTTTAAAAGGAACGAAAAACTGTACACTTTCTGTAGGAAAACACTGGATAGATTCTAAAACTCCGGGAACTGTACTGAACATTGTAACAACATATGCATGGACAGGTTCTGCCTATGTAGTGCCATCAGCCTGTGCAAAGGCAGGAGTTCTGGCGATGACCAGATCACTGGCTGTAGAATGGGCAAAATACGGAATCCGTTTCAATGCCATTGCTCCGGGACCTTTCCCAACAAAAGGAGCCTGGGACAGACTTCTTCCGGGAGACCTTCAGGAGAAATTTGATATGAAAAAGAAAGTTCCGTTGAGAAGAGTAGGAGAACATCAGGAGCTGGCCAACCTTGCCGCTTATCTGGTTTCTGATTATTCAGCCTATATGAATGGTGAAGTGGTAACCATTGATGGAGGCGAATGGCTTCAGGGTGCCGGAGAATTCAATATGCTTGAAGCAATTCCTCGTGAAATGTGGGATGCTTTGGAAGCCATGATTAAAGCAAAAAAGTCAAATTAA
- a CDS encoding M1 family metallopeptidase yields the protein MNFKLPTLVSTLAVVLFTGSAYAQQTPKYDYVEAFKPFFYPQTGTATRSASGQPGHAYWQNSADYHLNVSLNEDKKEITGTAQITYTNNSPDKLGFLWLQLDQNLFAKDSRGNGVVPLSGSRNGAHGEEFNGGYTIKSVRLDGKEIKYTITDTRMQIDLPKELKANGGVAKIEIEYSFVSPDYGSDRMGVQETKNGKIFTIAQWYPRMCVYDDVMGWNTLPYLGASEFYLEYGNITANITVPANHYVVASGELLNEKEVYSKEEISRWNEARNSDKTVMIRPESEIGKNKASGTKTWKFKINQTRDFAWASSAGFILDAAKINLPSGKKSLAISAYPVESAGDKAWGRSTEYTKAAIEHYSKKWYEYTYPAATNIAGNEGGMEYPGIVFCHMDSKGEDLWGVTDHEFGHNWFPMIVGSNERLFAWMDEGFNTFINGLSTEAFNKGEYYRKPNLARSGVYLLNDNLEPVMVGPDNMKERSIGALAYFKPGTGLEVLREAILGPEKFDKAFRTYIDRWAFKHPTPWDFFHTMENVSGEELNWFWRGWFFNRWKIDQSVKNVQYVNGDFKNGVQITVENIGQLPMPTTVQIRFKDGTAQIVKIPVEVWKRNTEWTFKVDSKKEIDEVKLDPDSVVPDVNLENNSKKPA from the coding sequence ATGAATTTTAAACTTCCAACCCTTGTTTCGACGCTTGCAGTAGTACTGTTCACAGGATCTGCCTATGCACAGCAGACTCCGAAATACGATTATGTAGAAGCATTTAAGCCATTCTTCTACCCGCAGACGGGTACGGCAACCCGTTCCGCAAGTGGGCAGCCGGGACATGCTTACTGGCAGAATTCAGCAGATTACCATTTGAATGTAAGCCTGAATGAAGACAAAAAAGAGATTACCGGTACAGCGCAGATTACCTATACCAACAACAGTCCTGATAAATTAGGTTTTCTCTGGCTGCAGCTGGATCAGAATCTGTTTGCAAAAGATTCCAGAGGAAATGGTGTAGTTCCGCTTTCAGGTAGCAGAAATGGTGCTCATGGAGAAGAATTTAATGGTGGATATACGATTAAATCAGTCAGGCTTGATGGTAAAGAAATAAAATATACCATTACCGATACAAGAATGCAGATTGATCTTCCGAAAGAGCTAAAAGCCAATGGAGGAGTTGCCAAAATAGAAATCGAATACTCTTTTGTTTCTCCGGATTACGGTTCGGACAGGATGGGAGTTCAGGAGACCAAAAATGGTAAAATTTTTACCATCGCACAATGGTATCCGAGAATGTGCGTGTATGATGATGTGATGGGCTGGAATACGCTTCCGTACCTTGGAGCTTCGGAGTTTTATCTGGAATATGGAAATATCACAGCCAATATTACCGTTCCGGCTAATCATTATGTCGTAGCATCCGGAGAACTTCTGAATGAAAAAGAGGTGTATAGCAAAGAAGAAATCAGCAGATGGAATGAGGCCAGAAACAGTGATAAAACGGTAATGATCCGTCCCGAGTCTGAAATCGGTAAAAATAAAGCATCCGGCACAAAGACCTGGAAATTTAAAATTAATCAGACCAGAGATTTTGCATGGGCTTCATCTGCAGGATTCATTTTAGATGCTGCAAAAATCAATTTGCCAAGTGGCAAGAAATCTTTGGCTATTTCAGCTTATCCTGTAGAAAGTGCCGGTGATAAAGCATGGGGAAGATCTACAGAATATACAAAGGCAGCTATAGAACATTACTCAAAAAAATGGTATGAATATACTTATCCTGCAGCCACCAATATAGCAGGAAACGAAGGCGGAATGGAATATCCGGGAATTGTTTTCTGTCATATGGATTCCAAAGGGGAAGATCTTTGGGGCGTTACGGATCATGAGTTCGGACACAACTGGTTCCCTATGATTGTTGGTTCTAATGAAAGATTGTTTGCATGGATGGATGAAGGATTTAACACTTTTATCAACGGACTTTCCACCGAAGCCTTCAATAAAGGGGAATATTACCGTAAACCAAATCTGGCAAGATCAGGAGTTTACCTTCTGAATGACAATCTGGAACCTGTAATGGTAGGACCGGATAATATGAAAGAAAGAAGCATCGGAGCCTTGGCTTATTTTAAACCGGGAACAGGATTAGAAGTTCTAAGAGAAGCCATTCTGGGACCTGAAAAGTTTGACAAAGCATTCAGAACCTATATAGACCGCTGGGCTTTTAAACATCCAACACCATGGGATTTCTTCCACACGATGGAAAATGTTTCCGGAGAAGAGCTGAACTGGTTCTGGAGAGGATGGTTCTTTAATAGATGGAAAATTGATCAGTCGGTTAAAAATGTACAATATGTTAACGGAGACTTTAAAAACGGAGTTCAGATTACGGTTGAAAATATTGGTCAGCTGCCAATGCCTACAACAGTACAGATCAGATTCAAAGATGGAACAGCCCAGATCGTGAAAATTCCTGTTGAGGTTTGGAAAAGAAATACGGAATGGACATTCAAAGTGGATTCTAAAAAGGAAATAGATGAGGTAAAGCTTGATCCGGATTCCGTAGTTCCTGATGTCAATCTGGAAAACAACAGTAAAAAGCCGGCATAG
- a CDS encoding DUF2589 domain-containing protein, translating into METLKSVLEASHAKKTKNELIDLLSGVEKVLTPAVYEKVSGIETSELSSLTNKELLAIVDEFKKNYDEKWEKSFSGASSEIMKLIAGKMAADDEIFRTSDAASADFAAELGSIDFATIIGGPLDACVKAQSNASIATVNFINEVGFELTDPANAASAKKLRMAEFKYKKNIPNPDFKEDEPVSDTNPKTIPNDVEISVPFIALLNVPSFRIETCEVDFNVKLNSTYTKDVSDEFGINAGVSGGWGPVKFKVDVSYKRTSSTGIKVEKEYSLGVKVRATNDEMPAGLEKVLGLLSQ; encoded by the coding sequence ATGGAAACATTAAAATCAGTGCTTGAAGCAAGCCACGCTAAAAAAACAAAAAATGAGTTAATTGATCTCTTATCAGGAGTAGAAAAAGTACTGACCCCAGCGGTCTATGAAAAAGTATCAGGAATCGAAACTTCAGAATTGAGTTCATTAACCAATAAGGAGTTGTTAGCGATTGTAGATGAATTCAAAAAGAATTATGATGAAAAGTGGGAAAAATCTTTTTCCGGTGCCTCTTCAGAAATTATGAAGCTTATTGCCGGAAAAATGGCTGCCGATGATGAGATCTTCAGAACTTCAGATGCTGCCAGCGCAGATTTTGCTGCAGAACTGGGAAGTATTGACTTTGCCACCATTATTGGCGGACCTTTGGATGCCTGTGTAAAAGCGCAGTCCAACGCTTCTATAGCTACCGTTAATTTCATCAATGAAGTCGGTTTTGAGCTTACAGATCCTGCCAATGCAGCAAGTGCTAAAAAACTGAGAATGGCAGAGTTCAAATACAAAAAAAATATTCCCAATCCGGATTTTAAAGAAGATGAGCCAGTAAGTGATACCAACCCTAAGACGATTCCTAATGATGTGGAAATTTCAGTGCCTTTTATTGCGCTGCTGAATGTTCCGAGCTTCAGAATTGAAACCTGTGAAGTAGACTTTAATGTGAAACTTAATTCTACATACACCAAAGATGTAAGTGACGAGTTCGGTATCAATGCAGGAGTATCCGGTGGCTGGGGGCCTGTGAAATTCAAAGTGGATGTTTCCTATAAAAGAACTTCCAGTACAGGAATCAAAGTGGAAAAAGAATATTCTCTTGGGGTAAAAGTACGCGCAACCAATGATGAAATGCCTGCAGGACTTGAAAAAGTACTTGGACTTCTTTCACAATAA
- a CDS encoding S8 family peptidase, producing the protein METGRYIVLLKDQQKTSLKKIEKELEVSITSSEFLSKENRSYEVIDQDNSVLYKNLGVLVVDHMDEEQLKSAVKDESNSIVYYEKEREFFPADELQLINELKKQSAGLAEKISELEKYMTSKPLPQKSFTEMEWGLQAIGLENTHYTGKGIDICILDTGLETSHPDFSSEEIEGKSFIDGEDWNRDPNGHGTHCAGIATGNVRSDTGKRYGVAKDSNLKIAKVLADNGRGTTSSVIDAIDWAITKKFRILSLSLACPVKLDDQPSVLFETIGERALENNCLIIAAAGNDSNRPQIPQPVSMPANSKSIMAVGAIDSQMKIARFSNAGLNPSTGGSINVCAPGVDIVSAYPKNAKNKNNFYYTMSGTSMAAPHVSGLAALYMEQFPEKSAKEIWELIEHKARPVEGIKYRDIGNGLIQVYL; encoded by the coding sequence ATGGAAACCGGAAGATATATTGTATTGCTGAAAGATCAGCAGAAGACATCGCTCAAAAAAATAGAGAAAGAACTGGAAGTGAGTATTACTTCATCAGAATTTCTTTCCAAAGAAAACCGTTCCTATGAAGTGATCGATCAGGATAACAGTGTGCTTTATAAAAATCTTGGAGTTCTTGTCGTGGATCATATGGATGAAGAACAATTGAAAAGCGCCGTTAAAGATGAATCCAATTCTATAGTTTACTATGAAAAAGAACGTGAGTTTTTTCCGGCAGATGAACTGCAGCTGATCAACGAACTTAAAAAACAGTCTGCAGGGCTGGCAGAAAAAATTTCAGAGCTTGAAAAATATATGACCAGCAAGCCTTTACCTCAAAAATCATTCACTGAGATGGAATGGGGATTACAGGCAATAGGTTTAGAAAATACTCATTACACAGGAAAAGGAATTGATATCTGTATTCTTGATACAGGCCTTGAAACCTCCCATCCCGATTTTTCATCTGAAGAAATTGAAGGCAAATCTTTCATAGATGGTGAAGACTGGAACAGGGATCCTAACGGACATGGTACACACTGTGCAGGAATTGCCACCGGAAACGTAAGAAGTGATACCGGAAAACGTTATGGAGTAGCTAAGGATTCCAACCTGAAAATAGCAAAAGTATTGGCTGATAACGGAAGAGGTACTACCAGCAGTGTGATTGATGCAATAGACTGGGCGATTACGAAGAAGTTCAGAATACTGTCATTATCGCTGGCATGTCCGGTGAAGCTTGACGACCAGCCTTCTGTTCTTTTTGAAACCATTGGGGAAAGAGCGTTGGAAAATAACTGTCTTATTATAGCAGCTGCAGGAAATGACAGCAACAGACCGCAGATTCCACAGCCCGTTTCAATGCCTGCCAATTCAAAATCGATTATGGCTGTAGGAGCTATTGACAGCCAGATGAAGATCGCAAGATTTTCAAATGCAGGGCTTAACCCATCTACCGGTGGAAGTATCAATGTCTGTGCTCCCGGAGTGGATATTGTAAGCGCCTATCCTAAAAATGCAAAGAACAAAAACAATTTTTATTATACAATGAGCGGTACCAGTATGGCTGCACCACATGTTTCAGGGCTTGCAGCCTTATATATGGAGCAGTTTCCTGAAAAATCAGCCAAAGAAATCTGGGAGCTTATTGAACATAAAGCAAGGCCGGTTGAAGGCATAAAATACAGAGATATAGGAAATGGTTTAATACAGGTATACTTATGA
- a CDS encoding endonuclease/exonuclease/phosphatase family protein, whose protein sequence is MNFRFSMVFLMLFALGFSQDLTVMSFNIRLNVESDKDNAWPKRKQDVADLLTYYHPDYFGVQEALPEQMKDIKAGLKNYDYIGVGRDDGKEKGEFSAIFYDTNRLDVVKSGTFWLSETPEKPSKGWDAALNRICTYAVFKDKKSKKEFLAMNLHFDHIGNVARVKSSELILKKIKELNPKNLPVTLSGDFNLTDDSEPIKILSQNMKDTFYHSETKHYGPVGTFTAFDVNTVPKDRIDYIFTQGFTIRSHRHINDRRENLLYPSDHFPVIVHLSL, encoded by the coding sequence ATGAATTTCAGATTTTCAATGGTATTCCTGATGCTTTTTGCATTGGGATTTTCACAGGACCTTACCGTAATGAGTTTTAACATCAGGCTGAATGTAGAGTCAGATAAAGACAATGCATGGCCGAAGAGGAAGCAGGACGTTGCAGATTTACTAACCTATTACCATCCTGATTATTTCGGCGTACAGGAAGCACTTCCTGAGCAGATGAAAGATATTAAGGCAGGATTAAAGAATTATGATTATATAGGAGTAGGAAGAGACGATGGTAAAGAAAAAGGAGAGTTTTCAGCTATTTTTTATGATACCAACAGACTTGATGTCGTAAAATCAGGCACATTCTGGTTATCTGAAACTCCGGAAAAACCTTCAAAAGGCTGGGATGCTGCACTGAACAGAATCTGCACCTATGCAGTATTTAAAGATAAAAAATCGAAAAAAGAATTCCTTGCAATGAATCTTCATTTCGATCATATTGGAAATGTGGCAAGAGTGAAATCTTCCGAATTGATCCTGAAAAAGATCAAAGAACTCAATCCAAAGAACCTTCCGGTGACACTGAGCGGAGATTTTAACCTGACAGATGATTCAGAACCGATTAAAATTCTTTCCCAGAATATGAAAGATACTTTTTACCATTCTGAAACGAAACATTATGGTCCGGTAGGAACTTTCACTGCTTTTGATGTCAATACAGTCCCGAAAGACAGAATCGATTATATTTTTACGCAAGGCTTTACAATAAGATCTCACCGACACATCAATGACAGAAGAGAAAATCTTTTGTACCCGTCAGACCATTTCCCGGTGATTGTACATCTGTCGCTATAA
- a CDS encoding response regulator transcription factor — MKTKILLAEDDPDFGMILKQYLELEDFEVIWFQNPKDVIPLLHNDFPFHIGILDVMMPNIDGFSLAKMILNKKNNFPLLFLTAKNQKIDRLTGLKIGADDYIAKPCDPEELVLRIRNILKRSLPGVAETQIKIGEFSLDTTKLLLSHPNGNNRLTIREQELLLYLLKHNRAIITRDDILDNLWETNDYFTGRSLDVFISRLRKYFNSDPQIKIQSLRGIGFEVDFPTK, encoded by the coding sequence ATGAAAACTAAAATCCTTCTGGCAGAAGATGATCCAGATTTCGGAATGATCCTGAAGCAGTATCTTGAACTGGAAGATTTTGAAGTCATTTGGTTTCAGAATCCGAAAGATGTCATTCCATTACTTCATAATGATTTTCCTTTTCATATAGGAATTCTGGATGTGATGATGCCGAATATAGATGGTTTCTCACTGGCAAAAATGATTTTGAATAAAAAAAATAATTTCCCATTGTTGTTTTTAACAGCCAAAAACCAAAAAATAGACCGTCTGACCGGGTTGAAAATAGGAGCTGATGATTATATTGCCAAACCCTGCGATCCTGAAGAGCTCGTTTTACGGATCAGAAATATTCTGAAGAGAAGTCTTCCTGGTGTTGCAGAAACCCAAATAAAAATAGGGGAATTTTCCCTGGATACTACCAAACTTCTGTTGTCACATCCTAACGGAAACAACCGCCTGACCATACGGGAACAGGAATTACTGCTGTATCTTCTAAAGCACAACCGAGCTATTATTACAAGGGATGATATACTGGACAATCTTTGGGAAACCAATGATTATTTTACCGGCAGGAGTCTTGATGTGTTCATCAGCAGGCTGCGTAAGTACTTCAACAGTGATCCCCAAATAAAAATCCAATCCCTGAGAGGAATTGGATTTGAAGTTGATTTTCCAACCAAGTGA
- a CDS encoding sensor histidine kinase yields the protein MIAKSKILIPVFATLFLLLLGIQVYFMYKTYQVKEREIYRTIQSPLRDYTDELEDNGGAKKTDDDSLQSFFIRYNNKEISKKDFLNFFEENRKQTMEIFSNHVDSMFRKEGYRIAVKIEYLSVSFMPDNINLLDNPIVLYETKNKIINPEILSRGKWETTSTSKINRKTRKNNVFLVRSRTSIEILNIKSIVFKEQALLFLSCIAILSFVLMLYIFTVKNLAAQQKQVEVLHNIVDNISHEFKTPIATLKIASRALKKEWNPETLPLIDRQISRLESLMSQLHKDEIPDEMVEIQPEDWSFFIQDLAVTYPDTDFRVKNSILQKLPFDKNLMETVIKNLCENSVKYGASVVAINLKSNFQHLEIEVSDNGQGIEKKELNNIFEKFYRIQHKNIHNSKGLGLGLYFVKKIIAYYGGKIDVSSQLHTSSTFKISIPYEN from the coding sequence ATGATAGCCAAGAGTAAAATTCTGATTCCGGTTTTTGCCACTCTGTTCCTTCTTTTACTGGGAATACAGGTTTACTTTATGTATAAAACCTATCAGGTAAAAGAGAGAGAAATCTACAGGACAATACAGTCTCCTCTCAGAGATTATACTGATGAACTGGAAGATAACGGCGGTGCAAAAAAAACTGACGATGATTCTTTACAATCTTTTTTCATCCGCTACAACAATAAGGAAATCAGTAAAAAAGATTTTCTGAATTTTTTCGAAGAAAACAGAAAGCAGACGATGGAAATATTCAGTAATCATGTTGACAGTATGTTTAGAAAAGAAGGGTACAGAATTGCTGTAAAAATAGAATACCTGTCTGTTTCTTTCATGCCGGATAATATCAATCTTCTGGACAACCCCATTGTGCTGTATGAAACGAAAAACAAAATAATAAATCCCGAAATTTTAAGCCGGGGAAAATGGGAAACAACTTCAACTTCAAAAATCAATCGTAAGACCAGAAAAAATAATGTTTTCCTGGTAAGAAGCAGAACCAGTATTGAAATATTAAATATTAAAAGTATTGTTTTCAAAGAACAGGCATTGCTCTTTCTGTCTTGTATTGCGATTTTATCCTTTGTTCTGATGCTGTATATTTTTACAGTTAAAAATCTGGCTGCCCAGCAAAAACAGGTGGAAGTTCTCCACAACATTGTGGATAATATTTCACACGAGTTTAAAACTCCGATAGCTACTTTAAAAATAGCATCAAGAGCATTAAAGAAAGAGTGGAATCCGGAAACACTTCCTCTTATTGACCGCCAGATTTCAAGGCTGGAAAGCCTGATGTCTCAGCTTCACAAGGACGAAATACCTGATGAAATGGTTGAAATACAACCTGAAGACTGGAGTTTTTTCATTCAGGATCTTGCGGTTACTTATCCTGATACTGATTTTAGAGTTAAAAACTCCATCTTACAAAAGCTGCCTTTTGATAAAAACCTGATGGAAACGGTGATTAAAAACCTGTGTGAAAACAGTGTAAAATATGGCGCTTCTGTTGTTGCAATAAATCTTAAGTCAAATTTCCAACATCTGGAAATCGAGGTTTCTGACAATGGTCAGGGCATAGAAAAGAAAGAGCTCAATAATATTTTTGAAAAATTCTACAGAATACAGCACAAAAACATTCACAACAGCAAGGGGCTTGGATTAGGGCTTTATTTCGTAAAAAAAATCATTGCTTATTACGGTGGAAAGATTGATGTTTCCAGCCAGCTTCATACAAGCAGTACTTTTAAAATATCAATTCCTTATGAAAACTAA